In the genome of Polaribacter atrinae, one region contains:
- a CDS encoding M28 family metallopeptidase, which yields MIKTFISSTLVLVSFMGFSQSEITENEIKDHIIFLASEKNAGRYPGTKANRKVVKYIAKDFKKQDLIPFEKGYKQKFKARLRVEKGENEKPLAKTSNVVGYIEGTDPILKNEYIILGAHYDHLGLGGPSSKSENKKTIHYGADDNASGTAALLEIAEKIAANKKDLKRSVLFIAFGAEEQGLLGSKFFIDNAPIPLSKIKLMINMDMVGRLNTEKHVYINGAGTLPEGVAFMQNLGESLELRPVVHAGSVGGSDHVSFFKKDISVLGMHTGAHPQYHRPEDTVDLINVPGQKKVCDYIYKTIMELATTNYKMEFIPQK from the coding sequence ATGATAAAAACATTCATATCATCTACCTTAGTTCTTGTTTCATTTATGGGGTTTTCTCAATCTGAAATTACAGAAAATGAAATTAAAGACCACATTATATTTTTAGCTTCAGAAAAAAATGCAGGTAGGTACCCTGGTACAAAAGCAAACAGAAAAGTTGTAAAATATATTGCAAAAGATTTTAAGAAACAAGATCTTATTCCTTTTGAAAAAGGATACAAACAAAAATTTAAAGCTCGTTTACGTGTAGAAAAAGGCGAGAATGAAAAACCTTTAGCAAAAACAAGTAACGTGGTGGGCTATATAGAAGGTACCGACCCAATCTTAAAAAATGAATATATTATTTTAGGAGCACATTACGATCATTTAGGTTTGGGAGGACCATCTTCTAAATCAGAAAACAAAAAAACCATTCATTATGGTGCCGATGATAATGCTAGTGGAACTGCAGCTCTTTTAGAAATTGCAGAAAAAATAGCAGCTAACAAAAAAGACTTAAAACGTAGTGTATTATTTATTGCTTTTGGAGCCGAAGAGCAAGGTTTATTAGGAAGCAAGTTTTTTATAGACAACGCTCCTATTCCACTTTCAAAAATTAAATTAATGATAAATATGGACATGGTGGGCAGGTTAAATACAGAAAAACACGTCTATATAAACGGTGCTGGTACACTTCCAGAAGGGGTTGCATTTATGCAAAATTTAGGAGAATCCTTAGAGTTAAGGCCTGTTGTTCATGCTGGCTCTGTTGGTGGATCGGATCATGTTTCTTTTTTTAAAAAAGACATCTCCGTTTTAGGGATGCATACAGGTGCACATCCACAATATCATAGACCAGAAGATACGGTAGATTTAATTAATGTTCCAGGACAAAAAAAAGTGTGTGACTATATTTATAAAACAATAATGGAACTTGCAACTACAAATTATAAAATGGAATTTATTCCACAAAAATAA
- a CDS encoding beta-N-acetylhexosaminidase → MKIIVFVLIALLTFSNCAEKNRSFTQSEIAILPKPANLKLQEGSFAILKDQHILANLEEQKKAAKDLEKHINETANYTATISESNTATIRFEKKEDLETEAYELIVTPKNIRILANHAAGYFYGVQTIKQLMSIETSDKSKKTNYLIPSITIKDNPRFKWRAFMLDESRYFHGEVFVKQMLDQMALLKMNTFHWHLIDDAGWRIEIKKYPLLTEVGAFRSDSEIGTWKSGKTSGKPHGGFYTQEQIKDIVAYAAERNIKIVPEFEMPGHSSAAIAAYTWLGTAGVDIDVPVKFGRLYDNYDVTKPKVITFIKDVVNELFVLFPSEVIHIGGDEVGYEVWEKSASVQKYMKEHNISTPADLQINFTNKISKYLEENKRRMMGWNEILGKNIHKDFGEKKNDKEAETTLAKNVIVHFWKGDLELLTDAAKNGYGIVNSLHSETYLDYNHKNITLERAYSFNPIPEGLDAKYHKNIYGLGCQMWSEWTPTNADVERQTFPRIAAYAEVGWTTPENKEYSSFKIALKKMQKHWDKLGINYFKDSDKIEAELKSKQNNLNN, encoded by the coding sequence ATGAAAATTATTGTATTCGTACTAATCGCTCTTTTAACATTTAGTAACTGCGCAGAAAAAAACAGGTCCTTTACTCAATCTGAAATAGCCATTCTACCAAAACCAGCCAATTTAAAGCTACAAGAAGGCTCATTTGCTATTCTAAAAGATCAACATATTTTAGCAAACCTAGAAGAACAAAAAAAGGCCGCTAAAGATCTAGAAAAACATATTAATGAAACAGCAAATTACACAGCTACCATAAGTGAAAGCAACACAGCTACAATCCGTTTCGAGAAAAAGGAAGATTTAGAGACAGAAGCATACGAATTAATAGTGACCCCAAAAAACATACGCATTTTAGCAAACCATGCTGCAGGATATTTTTATGGCGTTCAAACGATAAAACAATTGATGTCTATAGAAACTTCTGATAAAAGTAAAAAAACGAATTATTTAATTCCTTCAATTACCATTAAAGATAATCCGCGTTTTAAATGGCGTGCATTTATGTTAGATGAATCTCGTTATTTTCATGGTGAAGTATTTGTAAAACAAATGTTAGATCAAATGGCATTGCTTAAAATGAACACTTTTCACTGGCATTTAATAGACGATGCAGGCTGGCGTATTGAAATTAAAAAATACCCCCTATTAACAGAAGTTGGTGCTTTTAGATCTGATAGTGAAATTGGTACTTGGAAAAGTGGAAAAACGTCTGGAAAGCCACATGGCGGATTTTACACGCAAGAACAAATAAAAGACATTGTAGCTTATGCTGCAGAAAGAAACATTAAGATAGTACCAGAGTTTGAAATGCCAGGACATTCTAGTGCTGCTATTGCCGCTTATACTTGGCTAGGAACTGCTGGTGTAGATATAGATGTTCCTGTAAAATTTGGTCGTTTATACGACAATTATGATGTTACAAAACCAAAAGTAATAACTTTTATAAAGGATGTAGTAAACGAATTATTTGTATTATTCCCTTCGGAAGTAATACACATTGGGGGAGATGAAGTAGGTTATGAAGTATGGGAGAAGTCTGCTTCTGTTCAGAAATACATGAAAGAACATAACATTAGTACTCCTGCCGATTTACAGATAAATTTTACCAATAAAATATCTAAATACCTAGAAGAAAACAAGAGACGTATGATGGGTTGGAATGAAATTTTGGGGAAAAATATTCATAAAGATTTTGGAGAAAAGAAAAACGACAAAGAGGCAGAAACAACTTTAGCGAAAAATGTAATTGTTCACTTCTGGAAAGGAGATTTAGAACTACTAACAGATGCCGCAAAAAACGGCTATGGCATTGTAAACTCATTACATAGCGAGACATACTTAGACTATAATCATAAAAACATAACGTTAGAAAGAGCCTATTCATTCAATCCAATTCCTGAAGGTTTGGATGCAAAATATCATAAAAACATATACGGTTTAGGTTGCCAAATGTGGAGCGAATGGACACCTACAAATGCAGATGTAGAACGCCAAACTTTTCCTAGAATTGCTGCTTATGCAGAAGTTGGCTGGACAACTCCTGAAAATAAAGAGTACAGCAGTTTTAAAATTGCACTAAAAAAAATGCAAAAACATTGGGACAAACTAGGTATCAATTATTTTAAGGATAGTGATAAAATTGAAGCTGAATTAAAATCAAAACAAAATAATTTAAACAACTAA
- a CDS encoding family 20 glycosylhydrolase has protein sequence MKNYAILLLLFVAFTSCKNTSKTFTAEEISIVPKPSSMQIAKGSFSITKNSKISVENEAQKPAAKYLSDLFENAAGYTLAISEVTNNANIIFIEDKTLNPEAYTLEVTTGKIVIRASDAPGYFYGVQTLRQLLPPSIETTNSAEKNWIIPSINITDEPRFAWRGMQMDFSRHFFSIDNVKTFLNYMALYKLNTYHMHLTDDQGWRIEIKKYPLLTEKGAWRVESSHDKTCNELAKKDPSYTIDKQHYHNRNGERMYGGFFTQEQIKEIIAYAAERQIEVIPEIDMPGHFKSAIDNYPYLSCTGKAGWGETFSDPACLGKESSYEFTKNILSEVAELFPSKYIHIGGDEVSIQSWKECPLCQTAIKDNNLKDEHELQSFFNKDIEAFLKTKGKLLLGWDEIVEGGLSDDTTMMWWRNWAPKMRDIAANNGNDMIITPCFEYYFDAQHTVTPFEKVYNYEPIPEDFNQEQAKHVLGIQANLWSEMIPNFKRLEYQAFPRLLAMAETAWTSKEAKNLGDFQNRMTLQYNRLDALDIKYHIPSVTGFNDKIAFLDKATVELQAPLKGMDIYYTTDGSVPTKDSKKYTEPLEFKETITLNTIAYRGDIASDTRAAHIEKQTYLEPLDINPKTGSINRWVAVKEFKVVDDIVLPKNASFTSVDHISLENYNVVEQLSMVFKGYFYAEEEGLFEFATKSDDGSLLYIGDKFVVDNGGNHSAIEKNGMVALKKGWHPLSVKFHEATGGGQLTVWYKSPNGEKTVLEGNVIAHD, from the coding sequence ATGAAAAATTACGCTATACTCTTACTTCTTTTTGTTGCTTTTACTAGTTGTAAAAACACGTCTAAAACATTTACAGCAGAAGAAATTTCCATCGTTCCTAAACCTTCTTCAATGCAAATTGCAAAAGGTTCTTTTTCGATTACTAAAAATAGCAAAATTTCTGTTGAAAATGAGGCTCAAAAACCAGCTGCAAAATACTTGTCAGATTTATTTGAGAACGCAGCAGGTTATACACTTGCCATATCTGAAGTTACAAACAATGCAAATATTATTTTCATAGAAGACAAAACATTAAACCCGGAAGCATATACTTTAGAAGTTACTACAGGAAAAATAGTTATTAGAGCAAGTGATGCTCCAGGGTATTTTTATGGAGTACAAACACTTCGTCAATTGCTTCCTCCTTCTATTGAAACCACAAACAGTGCAGAAAAAAACTGGATCATTCCAAGTATCAATATTACAGATGAACCTCGTTTTGCATGGCGTGGTATGCAAATGGATTTTAGCCGTCACTTTTTTAGTATAGACAACGTTAAAACCTTTTTAAACTATATGGCTTTGTATAAGTTAAATACATATCACATGCATTTAACAGATGATCAAGGGTGGCGTATAGAAATAAAAAAATATCCATTATTAACAGAAAAAGGTGCGTGGCGCGTAGAAAGTTCTCATGATAAAACGTGCAACGAATTAGCTAAAAAAGATCCTTCATATACCATTGATAAGCAACATTACCACAATCGTAATGGAGAAAGAATGTACGGTGGTTTCTTTACTCAAGAACAAATTAAAGAAATTATTGCATACGCTGCAGAAAGACAAATTGAAGTAATTCCGGAAATTGATATGCCAGGTCACTTTAAATCGGCTATAGACAATTATCCATATTTATCTTGTACAGGAAAAGCAGGTTGGGGAGAAACTTTTTCAGATCCTGCTTGTCTAGGAAAAGAATCATCTTATGAATTTACAAAAAACATTTTATCAGAAGTTGCCGAGTTATTTCCATCAAAATACATACATATTGGTGGCGATGAAGTAAGTATTCAATCATGGAAAGAATGCCCGTTGTGTCAAACAGCAATTAAAGATAACAACCTAAAAGACGAACATGAATTACAGTCTTTTTTTAATAAAGATATAGAAGCATTTCTAAAAACTAAAGGAAAACTACTTTTAGGATGGGATGAAATTGTTGAGGGCGGTTTATCTGATGACACTACTATGATGTGGTGGCGTAATTGGGCTCCTAAAATGAGAGACATTGCAGCAAACAATGGTAATGATATGATTATTACGCCGTGTTTCGAGTATTATTTTGATGCACAACACACTGTAACTCCATTTGAAAAAGTATATAATTACGAGCCTATCCCTGAAGATTTTAACCAAGAACAAGCCAAACACGTTTTAGGTATTCAAGCCAATTTATGGTCAGAGATGATTCCTAATTTTAAGCGTTTAGAATACCAAGCTTTTCCTAGGTTATTGGCCATGGCAGAAACAGCTTGGACTTCTAAAGAGGCAAAAAACCTTGGTGATTTTCAAAATAGAATGACGCTTCAGTATAACAGGTTAGATGCCTTGGATATCAAATACCATATTCCGTCTGTAACAGGCTTTAATGATAAAATAGCTTTTTTAGACAAAGCTACTGTAGAACTGCAAGCTCCGTTAAAAGGGATGGATATTTACTATACCACAGATGGAAGCGTACCTACAAAAGACTCTAAAAAATACACAGAGCCATTAGAATTTAAAGAAACAATTACATTAAATACAATTGCCTACAGAGGCGATATTGCCAGTGACACTAGAGCTGCACATATAGAAAAACAAACCTATTTAGAACCACTAGACATCAACCCTAAAACAGGATCTATAAACCGTTGGGTAGCTGTTAAAGAATTTAAAGTAGTAGATGATATTGTTTTGCCTAAAAATGCTTCTTTTACATCAGTCGATCACATTTCTTTAGAAAATTATAATGTTGTAGAACAATTATCGATGGTATTTAAAGGCTACTTCTATGCAGAAGAAGAAGGTTTGTTTGAGTTTGCTACAAAATCAGATGATGGTAGTTTGCTGTACATAGGCGATAAATTTGTAGTGGATAATGGAGGTAACCACTCTGCAATTGAGAAAAACGGAATGGTTGCACTTAAAAAAGGATGGCATCCTCTTTCTGTAAAATTCCATGAAGCAACTGGTGGCGGCCAGTTAACCGTTTGGTATAAATCTCCGAATGGAGAAAAGACAGTTTTAGAAGGAAATGTAATTGCTCATGATTAA
- a CDS encoding sulfatase, which produces MINSLRKNTYFLLFLTVFIGCKTVNKYTEINEEKPNIILFMLDDMGWQDTSVPFWKEKTAFNSRYHTPNMERLACQGMKFTQAYATPVCTPTRVSLISGMNAARHKVTNWTFKRDISMVTPPKGLKMPLWNLNGAQPTDTVPRSVHITPLPQLLKNNGYETIHVGKAHFGAIGTPSADPKTLGFNVNIGGHAAGQPGSYYGTDDFRSLNSQTTIWDVPGLEKYHGKDIFLTEALTKEAITAIDNSIAIDKPFYLYMSHYAVHTPIQGDSRFEQKYMDQGLHPTEAKYASLIEGMDKSLGDLMNHLEDKGIAENTIILFMSDNGGLSAVARGGEKHTHNKPLSSGKGSVHEGGIREPMLVKWPGITKENSISNDFVIIEDFFPTILELAKIDGYKTVQTVDGKSFTPILKGEKQDNTDRTLIWHYPNNWGPTGPGIGATSTIRKGDWKLIYYHLDSSFELFNITADIGETTNLASKEGEKLHALAKELSTYLRSVDAQMPTNTNTNELVHLPDNEFVLKSYIK; this is translated from the coding sequence ATGATTAATTCTCTAAGAAAAAACACCTATTTTCTACTATTTCTCACTGTTTTTATAGGCTGTAAAACGGTAAATAAATACACTGAAATAAATGAAGAGAAACCAAATATCATTTTGTTTATGTTAGATGATATGGGATGGCAAGATACTTCTGTTCCGTTTTGGAAAGAAAAAACAGCTTTTAATAGTCGGTATCATACACCAAATATGGAACGTCTTGCTTGTCAGGGCATGAAATTTACACAAGCTTACGCAACACCGGTTTGTACGCCAACGCGGGTAAGTTTAATTTCGGGAATGAATGCTGCGAGACATAAAGTGACCAACTGGACTTTTAAAAGAGATATTTCTATGGTAACGCCTCCCAAAGGGTTAAAAATGCCCCTTTGGAATTTAAATGGAGCACAACCTACAGATACAGTACCACGTTCTGTTCATATTACACCGTTACCACAGTTATTAAAAAACAATGGCTATGAAACCATTCATGTTGGTAAAGCGCATTTTGGTGCAATTGGTACGCCTAGTGCAGATCCCAAAACACTTGGTTTTAATGTAAATATTGGTGGTCATGCTGCAGGACAACCCGGAAGTTATTACGGAACGGATGACTTTAGAAGTCTAAACAGTCAAACCACTATTTGGGATGTTCCTGGTTTAGAAAAATACCACGGAAAAGACATTTTTCTTACAGAAGCACTTACTAAAGAAGCAATCACTGCAATAGACAATTCTATTGCCATTGATAAACCTTTTTATTTATACATGTCTCATTACGCAGTGCACACTCCAATTCAAGGAGATTCTAGGTTTGAACAAAAATATATGGACCAAGGATTGCATCCAACAGAAGCAAAATACGCTTCGTTAATTGAGGGAATGGATAAAAGTTTGGGAGATTTAATGAATCATTTGGAGGATAAAGGCATTGCAGAAAACACAATTATTCTATTCATGTCAGATAATGGAGGTTTAAGCGCTGTTGCTCGCGGAGGTGAAAAACATACGCACAACAAACCATTATCTAGCGGAAAAGGTTCTGTACACGAAGGTGGTATTCGCGAACCAATGCTCGTAAAATGGCCAGGAATTACCAAAGAAAATTCAATAAGTAATGATTTTGTTATTATTGAAGATTTTTTTCCTACCATTCTTGAACTAGCAAAAATAGATGGTTACAAAACCGTACAAACAGTAGACGGTAAAAGTTTTACTCCTATTCTAAAAGGAGAAAAACAAGACAATACTGACAGAACCTTAATTTGGCATTATCCTAATAATTGGGGACCAACAGGCCCTGGAATTGGAGCTACAAGCACCATCAGAAAAGGAGATTGGAAATTAATTTATTATCATCTAGACAGTAGTTTCGAGTTGTTTAATATCACTGCAGATATTGGAGAAACAACCAATTTAGCATCCAAAGAGGGTGAAAAGCTACACGCTTTAGCAAAAGAGTTGAGTACCTACTTAAGAAGTGTAGATGCTCAAATGCCAACGAACACAAACACCAACGAGCTTGTGCATTTACCAGACAATGAGTTCGTATTAAAATCTTATATAAAATAA
- a CDS encoding DUF4091 domain-containing protein, with the protein MSYRFLLFLSISLIAFGCQKQDFKIEQTYQEPKDPSPSLDDNWAAVPKGLQAAITSTNIRFVRSEIPTIEPQNTWSGNVWQGERTSAQLVLWSTDSITEVKTTISAFKSDTGDVLPSNIAEISFVKYLITDEFANGCGYRKPEDFAASLAADVLDPVSSYAVKANETRPIWITINTPSDAKAGSYKSTFEIVINGQKTQKFEFTLHVIDKVLPPATEWKFHLDLWQNPYAVARVHNVIPWSSEHIELLKPVMKRLADAGQKVITVSLNKRPWNGQTFDPFEAMIDWKKKTDGTWTYDFTVFDNWVQLMMDLGIKNQISCYSMVPWGNEFYYFDETENKEIKIAAAPGTKAYEELWVPFLKQFKIHLEQKGWNKITRIAMDERGPKEMKAMLELLNEHAPEFGVSFADNHKSYKLYPDELKDMSVAFGHPVDDKDLQQRKAVGHISTHYVCCTDKFPNTFTFSPPAEGVFIGWYTIAADFDGFLRWSYNSWTENPLQDSRFRAWPAGDTYIVYPKNRSSIRFETLREGIQDAEKIRILREEFSKKGMLAELKSLNNLVATFNITTKPADLEKMLQNAKNKINAFAEK; encoded by the coding sequence ATGAGTTATCGTTTTTTACTATTTTTAAGTATCAGTCTTATTGCTTTTGGTTGTCAAAAACAAGACTTTAAAATTGAACAAACGTATCAAGAGCCAAAAGATCCGTCACCAAGTTTAGATGACAATTGGGCTGCCGTTCCTAAAGGGTTGCAAGCAGCTATTACTTCTACCAACATTCGTTTTGTTAGAAGTGAAATTCCAACTATAGAACCACAAAACACTTGGTCTGGAAATGTTTGGCAAGGCGAGAGAACATCTGCACAATTAGTACTTTGGAGCACCGATTCTATAACAGAAGTAAAAACGACTATTTCAGCTTTTAAATCTGATACTGGAGACGTTTTACCTTCTAATATTGCTGAAATCAGTTTTGTGAAATATCTAATTACAGATGAATTTGCGAACGGTTGTGGTTATAGAAAACCAGAAGATTTCGCCGCTTCTTTAGCTGCAGATGTTTTAGACCCTGTGAGTTCTTATGCTGTTAAAGCAAATGAAACAAGACCAATTTGGATTACAATAAACACACCATCCGATGCCAAAGCAGGAAGCTATAAAAGTACTTTTGAAATAGTAATAAACGGACAAAAAACTCAGAAATTCGAATTCACTTTACATGTAATTGATAAAGTATTGCCACCAGCAACCGAATGGAAATTTCATTTAGATTTATGGCAAAATCCATATGCCGTTGCACGTGTTCACAATGTAATACCTTGGTCTTCGGAACATATAGAGCTATTAAAACCCGTGATGAAAAGACTTGCAGATGCCGGACAAAAAGTAATTACTGTATCGTTAAATAAACGCCCTTGGAATGGTCAAACTTTTGACCCGTTTGAGGCTATGATTGATTGGAAAAAGAAAACTGACGGTACTTGGACTTATGATTTTACTGTTTTTGACAATTGGGTGCAGTTGATGATGGATTTAGGAATTAAAAATCAAATTAGTTGTTATTCTATGGTTCCTTGGGGAAATGAGTTTTATTATTTTGATGAAACAGAAAACAAGGAAATTAAAATAGCTGCAGCACCAGGCACCAAAGCTTACGAAGAATTATGGGTTCCGTTTTTAAAACAATTTAAGATACATTTAGAGCAAAAAGGATGGAATAAAATAACAAGAATTGCAATGGATGAACGCGGTCCTAAAGAAATGAAAGCAATGCTTGAATTATTAAATGAGCATGCGCCAGAATTTGGAGTTTCTTTTGCCGATAATCATAAAAGTTATAAATTATATCCAGATGAATTAAAAGATATGTCTGTTGCTTTTGGGCACCCTGTAGACGATAAAGACTTACAGCAAAGAAAAGCAGTTGGTCATATCAGTACCCATTATGTGTGTTGTACAGATAAATTTCCGAATACGTTTACCTTTTCTCCTCCTGCAGAAGGTGTTTTTATAGGCTGGTATACAATTGCAGCAGATTTTGATGGCTTTTTACGTTGGTCTTACAATAGTTGGACAGAAAACCCATTGCAAGATTCTCGTTTTAGAGCTTGGCCTGCGGGCGATACGTATATTGTGTATCCTAAAAACAGAAGTTCTATTCGTTTCGAAACGCTTCGAGAAGGGATTCAGGATGCTGAAAAAATTAGAATTCTAAGAGAAGAGTTTTCTAAAAAAGGAATGTTAGCGGAACTAAAATCCTTAAATAATTTAGTAGCCACTTTTAACATCACTACTAAACCAGCAGATTTAGAAAAGATGTTACAAAATGCAAAAAATAAAATTAATGCTTTCGCTGAAAAATAA
- a CDS encoding beta-N-acetylglucosaminidase, whose product MKIQKNHQQKKNKTNLKMRLTFLIAFVLVSNFSVAQSLDINPTPQQLMSEGSIEMPTSFNIQQKNTDKATQHLLSSFFTTDNTDAKGFSIIIGDVDSKISRKLRRKVPGKAEGYFIKSTQKSITIIGRDARGTYYGVRTLLALLQNKKMPLGEILDYPDVAARGTVEGFYGTPWSFEHRIRQLDFYGENKLNTYIYGPKDDPYHSSPNWRKPYPENEAAQLKKLIDRAEMNQVDFVWAIHPGKDIKWNDEDRKNLLNKFELMYDLGVRAYAVFFDDISGEGTNPKQQANLLNFLHTDFIKKKKDVKPLIMCPTEYNKGWSKPEGGYLKTLGKELDPSIRIMWTGNTVVADIDKETMNWINTEINRNAFIWWNFPVSDYVRNHMLLGPTYGNGKDIANDVSGFVSNPMEHAEASKIAIYGVADYSWNMTEYQPEKKWLEALKVVMPKSYKSLEVFARHNSDLGQNGHRYRRKESVSFSPKATAFLKQLKAGENIDDFKAVENEFHAMVEASYILLNSSDNAVLLDEIRPWVQQFKLLGQSGLGMLHMYTSLQAKKTDDFERSYNAIIAVKEEMYQIDRTKNQNPYQPGVKTATLVATPLIDDSFAYLTAAYNKEFNKNLAVASNYNPHVLFTNIKQLQNQQISLTDRTLVLNPPLEVIQMAANAYFGFELDKTTRVPNVQYQLENTSIYKNLELQTSTNGTTWATIKTEVKKDAIHVRLNKQVKYIRIVNTSTENIETKIVHFKIEVK is encoded by the coding sequence ATGAAAATCCAGAAAAATCATCAACAGAAAAAAAACAAAACGAACTTAAAGATGCGTCTTACTTTTTTAATAGCTTTCGTTTTAGTATCTAACTTTAGTGTTGCACAAAGTTTAGATATAAATCCTACACCTCAACAATTAATGAGTGAAGGAAGTATAGAAATGCCAACTAGTTTTAATATTCAACAGAAAAATACAGACAAAGCTACACAACATTTATTGAGCTCATTTTTTACTACTGATAATACCGATGCTAAAGGCTTTTCTATCATTATTGGCGATGTTGATAGTAAAATATCAAGAAAACTAAGAAGAAAAGTTCCTGGTAAAGCAGAAGGTTATTTTATTAAAAGTACCCAAAAAAGCATCACTATTATTGGTAGAGATGCCAGAGGAACCTATTATGGTGTTCGTACATTATTGGCATTATTGCAAAATAAAAAAATGCCTTTAGGAGAAATTTTAGATTATCCAGATGTTGCGGCAAGAGGAACAGTAGAAGGTTTTTACGGAACTCCTTGGAGTTTTGAACATAGAATTCGTCAGCTAGATTTTTATGGCGAAAACAAGCTAAATACTTATATCTATGGACCAAAAGATGATCCTTACCACAGTTCACCAAATTGGAGAAAACCCTATCCAGAAAATGAAGCAGCGCAATTAAAAAAATTAATAGACAGAGCTGAAATGAATCAAGTGGATTTTGTGTGGGCAATTCACCCTGGAAAAGACATCAAATGGAATGATGAAGACAGAAAAAATCTATTAAATAAATTTGAATTGATGTATGATTTAGGTGTGCGTGCCTACGCTGTTTTTTTTGATGATATTTCTGGTGAAGGTACAAACCCAAAGCAACAAGCTAATTTATTAAATTTTTTACATACCGATTTCATCAAAAAGAAAAAAGACGTAAAACCTTTAATTATGTGCCCAACAGAATACAACAAAGGTTGGTCTAAACCAGAAGGAGGTTATTTAAAAACTTTGGGAAAAGAACTAGATCCTTCTATCAGAATTATGTGGACAGGAAATACGGTTGTTGCTGATATTGATAAAGAAACGATGAATTGGATTAATACTGAGATTAACAGAAATGCATTTATTTGGTGGAATTTTCCAGTATCCGATTATGTAAGAAATCATATGCTTTTAGGTCCTACCTACGGAAACGGAAAAGATATTGCCAATGATGTATCTGGGTTTGTTTCTAACCCGATGGAACATGCAGAAGCTTCTAAAATTGCTATTTATGGTGTTGCAGATTATTCTTGGAATATGACTGAATATCAACCAGAAAAAAAATGGTTAGAGGCATTAAAAGTAGTGATGCCAAAAAGTTATAAATCTTTAGAGGTTTTCGCTCGTCATAACAGCGATTTAGGCCAGAATGGACATCGATACAGACGAAAAGAATCTGTGTCTTTTTCGCCGAAAGCAACCGCTTTTCTAAAACAGTTAAAAGCAGGTGAAAATATTGATGATTTTAAAGCAGTAGAAAATGAGTTTCATGCAATGGTAGAAGCTTCTTATATTTTACTAAACAGTTCAGACAATGCGGTGCTTTTAGATGAAATTCGTCCTTGGGTACAACAATTTAAATTATTAGGTCAATCTGGACTTGGTATGCTACATATGTACACATCTTTACAAGCAAAAAAAACTGATGATTTCGAAAGAAGTTACAATGCTATTATTGCAGTTAAAGAAGAAATGTATCAAATTGATCGTACAAAAAACCAAAACCCATATCAACCAGGAGTAAAAACGGCTACTTTAGTGGCTACCCCTTTAATTGATGACAGTTTTGCTTATTTAACAGCTGCTTACAACAAAGAATTTAATAAAAATTTAGCGGTAGCATCCAATTACAATCCACATGTTTTATTTACAAATATTAAACAATTACAAAACCAACAAATAAGTTTAACAGACAGAACATTGGTTTTAAATCCTCCATTAGAAGTAATTCAAATGGCTGCCAATGCCTATTTTGGTTTCGAATTAGACAAAACAACGCGCGTACCTAACGTTCAGTATCAATTAGAAAATACTTCTATTTATAAAAATTTAGAACTACAAACTTCTACTAATGGAACAACTTGGGCAACTATAAAAACGGAAGTTAAAAAAGACGCCATTCATGTTAGACTAAACAAACAGGTAAAATACATTCGAATTGTAAATACTAGCACAGAAAACATAGAGACTAAGATTGTTCATTTTAAAATTGAAGTGAAATAA